The following are encoded together in the Actinoplanes sp. N902-109 genome:
- a CDS encoding IS5/IS1182 family transposase produces the protein MLSYPSTITLSSRTLNHLAERIRIHRQQRKSRWRRLTPGRQALLALAHLRNGDTYTRLAAGFQIGVTTAWRYVQEAIALLSTAADDLDTAMQRIRLLAYAILDGTLIPIDRVADQKPYYSGKHKRHGINVQVIADAAGRLVWASGALPGATHDLTAARSHGIIDALTSADVMTFADKGYQGARGSVRTPFKRRRFRPKLSRRQKAVNRAHAKIRARGERAIATLKTWKILAKLRCCPRRATAIVQAILVLHHVEAGHYAG, from the coding sequence ATGCTGTCCTACCCGTCCACGATCACGTTGTCCAGCCGAACCCTGAACCACCTGGCCGAGCGCATCCGCATCCACCGCCAGCAACGCAAATCCCGATGGCGGCGATTGACCCCGGGCCGCCAGGCCTTGCTCGCCCTGGCCCACCTTCGTAACGGCGACACCTACACCCGCCTTGCCGCCGGCTTCCAGATCGGCGTCACTACCGCCTGGCGCTACGTCCAAGAAGCAATCGCCCTGCTCAGCACAGCCGCCGACGACCTCGACACCGCCATGCAGCGCATCCGGCTCTTGGCCTACGCGATCCTCGACGGCACGCTTATCCCGATCGACCGGGTCGCCGACCAAAAGCCCTACTACTCCGGCAAACACAAGCGCCACGGCATCAACGTGCAGGTCATCGCCGACGCGGCCGGCCGCCTCGTGTGGGCCTCGGGTGCGCTGCCCGGCGCGACGCACGACCTGACCGCCGCCCGCTCCCACGGCATCATCGACGCGCTGACCAGCGCCGACGTGATGACCTTCGCCGACAAGGGATATCAAGGCGCCCGCGGCAGCGTGCGCACCCCGTTCAAGCGGCGCCGGTTCCGGCCGAAGCTGTCACGCCGGCAGAAGGCGGTCAACCGGGCCCACGCGAAGATCCGCGCCCGCGGCGAACGGGCGATCGCCACCCTCAAAACCTGGAAGATCCTGGCCAAGCTGCGCTGCTGCCCACGCCGAGCGACCGCAATCGTGCAGGCCATCCTCGTCCTGCACCACGTCGAAGCCGGCCACTACGCAGGATGA
- a CDS encoding LacI family DNA-binding transcriptional regulator: MDDNRRVTMAAVARAAGVSVPTVSRVLNGHPDVAAPTRIRVEAALREHGYRRREARRSGRTALVDVVFDDLYCPWAVEVIRGIEDVARAAGVGTVVSAVHRTSAAWQRWLGSLRTRSAAGVIAANAELSTGVLAELSRLRIPVVVVDPVAAAGGGIPTIGATNWAGALSATEYLLRLGHRRIGFVGGPPHVLCSRARFDGYRAALEAAGLTADPALVRLGDFYHDSGYAAGVELLALPDPPTAIFAASDQMALGACEAVRRRGLSVPGDVSVVGFDDVPEARWSSPPLTTVRQPLVEMGALAARTVLRLTGDSGLPAHGVELPTRLITRGSSAAV, translated from the coding sequence GTGGACGACAACCGGCGCGTCACCATGGCAGCGGTCGCCCGGGCTGCCGGGGTGTCGGTGCCGACCGTGTCGCGGGTGCTCAACGGGCACCCCGACGTCGCCGCGCCGACGCGCATCCGGGTCGAGGCAGCCCTGCGTGAGCACGGCTACCGCCGTCGCGAAGCGCGCCGCTCCGGCCGTACGGCACTGGTTGACGTGGTTTTCGACGATCTTTACTGCCCGTGGGCGGTCGAGGTGATCCGGGGCATCGAGGACGTGGCTCGCGCCGCCGGGGTGGGCACGGTGGTCTCGGCGGTGCACCGCACGTCGGCGGCCTGGCAGCGCTGGCTGGGCAGCCTGCGCACCCGCTCGGCGGCCGGGGTGATCGCCGCCAACGCCGAGCTGAGCACCGGTGTGCTGGCCGAGCTGTCCCGCCTGCGCATCCCGGTCGTGGTGGTCGACCCGGTCGCGGCCGCGGGCGGCGGAATACCGACGATCGGCGCGACGAACTGGGCCGGGGCGCTCAGCGCGACCGAGTACCTGCTGCGGCTCGGGCACCGCCGGATCGGCTTCGTCGGTGGCCCGCCGCACGTGTTGTGCAGCCGGGCGCGGTTCGACGGTTATCGCGCCGCCCTGGAGGCCGCGGGGCTGACGGCCGACCCGGCGCTGGTGCGGCTGGGCGATTTCTACCACGACTCCGGGTACGCGGCCGGGGTGGAGCTGCTCGCCCTGCCCGACCCGCCGACGGCCATCTTCGCCGCCAGTGACCAGATGGCGCTGGGGGCGTGCGAGGCGGTGCGCCGGCGCGGGCTGAGCGTGCCCGGCGACGTCAGCGTGGTCGGCTTCGACGACGTACCCGAGGCGCGGTGGTCCTCTCCCCCGCTGACCACGGTGCGGCAGCCGCTGGTGGAGATGGGCGCGCTGGCCGCACGCACGGTCCTGCGACTGACCGGCGACAGTGGCCTGCCGGCGCACGGCGTGGAGCTGCCCACCCGCTTGATCACCCGCGGCAGCAGCGCCGCTGTTTGA
- a CDS encoding extracellular solute-binding protein: protein MAGSSAAAALAACGSSGPSSSSGGGGGAGAASYWYLSGQPQEGVRAGAVDRFNKANPDNKITGTAFQNDAYKTKIKTAIGAGQAPTIIWGWGGGGLKAYADAGQVVDLTSWFTENAAVKDKLFPSSFGPATIDGKIYAMPAEQVQPIVLFYNKEIFDKYGAKPPQSWGDIMNLVTLFNSKKVAPFSLGGQSRWTNMMWLEFLFDRIGGPEVFQAAFEGEKDAWSNPKAKEALTKMQDLIKANGFINGFSSIAADGNADQALLYTGKAAMMLHGSWTYGSMKEEGGDFVSSGKLGYMNFPPVEGGAGDPNDTVGNAGQYLSISAKATPEQQASAKKFFQTGVLDDTEIQQWIDTGGVPIVKGTEAKLGASKDADFLKFIYDTSSKAKVFAQSWDQALSPTAAETLLDNIAKFFQLNIGPDQFIQNMNGTIGK from the coding sequence GTGGCCGGTTCCAGCGCCGCTGCCGCGCTGGCCGCCTGCGGTAGTTCCGGGCCCAGCAGCTCCAGCGGTGGCGGCGGTGGCGCCGGCGCGGCCAGCTACTGGTACCTCAGCGGACAGCCGCAGGAGGGTGTCCGGGCCGGCGCCGTCGACCGGTTCAACAAGGCGAACCCGGACAACAAGATCACCGGCACCGCCTTCCAGAACGACGCCTACAAGACGAAGATCAAGACGGCGATCGGCGCCGGCCAGGCCCCGACGATCATCTGGGGCTGGGGCGGCGGTGGCCTCAAGGCCTACGCCGACGCCGGTCAGGTGGTCGACCTGACCTCGTGGTTCACCGAGAACGCCGCCGTCAAGGACAAGCTGTTCCCCTCCTCGTTCGGCCCGGCCACCATCGACGGCAAGATCTACGCGATGCCGGCCGAGCAGGTCCAGCCGATCGTGCTGTTCTACAACAAGGAAATCTTCGACAAGTACGGCGCCAAGCCCCCGCAGTCGTGGGGCGACATCATGAACCTGGTGACGCTGTTCAACAGCAAGAAGGTCGCGCCGTTCTCGCTCGGCGGCCAGTCGCGCTGGACCAACATGATGTGGCTGGAGTTCCTGTTCGACCGGATCGGCGGGCCCGAGGTGTTCCAGGCCGCCTTCGAGGGTGAGAAGGACGCCTGGTCCAACCCGAAGGCCAAGGAAGCCCTGACCAAGATGCAGGACCTGATCAAGGCCAACGGGTTCATCAACGGCTTCTCGTCCATCGCCGCCGACGGCAACGCCGACCAGGCCCTGCTGTACACCGGCAAGGCCGCGATGATGCTGCACGGCTCCTGGACCTACGGGAGTATGAAGGAGGAGGGCGGCGACTTCGTCTCCAGCGGCAAGCTCGGTTACATGAACTTCCCGCCGGTCGAGGGCGGCGCGGGCGACCCGAACGACACCGTCGGCAACGCCGGGCAGTACCTGTCGATCTCCGCCAAGGCGACCCCCGAGCAGCAGGCCTCGGCCAAGAAGTTCTTCCAGACCGGCGTGCTCGACGACACCGAGATCCAGCAGTGGATCGACACCGGTGGCGTGCCGATCGTCAAGGGCACCGAGGCCAAGCTGGGCGCTTCCAAGGACGCCGACTTCCTCAAGTTCATCTACGACACGTCGAGCAAGGCCAAGGTCTTCGCCCAGTCCTGGGACCAGGCCCTCAGCCCGACCGCGGCCGAGACGCTGCTGGACAACATCGCCAAGTTCTTCCAGCTGAACATCGGACCCGACCAGTTCATCCAGAACATGAACGGGACCATCGGCAAATGA
- a CDS encoding carbohydrate ABC transporter permease: MTAIAPPPVPVDLAGRNTGGRGGSVRWMAIPALLMFTAFGIVPLIGVLLLSFTSWDNLGPIKPAGFDSWRQVLTDPSLPHAIGVTFLIMALSWLAQTPLSILIGTFLAGHQRYRELLAVLYFIPLLLSSAAIAITFKALLDPNFGLGSGVGLSWLKQDWLGRSGLAVGVVVFIVSWQFIPFHSLIYQGAVRQIPASLYEAAQIDGAGRFRQFRNITLPQLKYTVVTSSTLMVVGSLTLFDLIFVLTAGGPADATRVLAVDMYRRGFLSNLMGPASVIAVILVLVGLAIALLLRRLGGGSADDSQLEGV, from the coding sequence ATGACCGCGATCGCTCCGCCGCCGGTGCCGGTGGACCTGGCCGGCCGCAACACCGGCGGCCGGGGCGGCTCGGTCCGCTGGATGGCGATCCCGGCGCTGCTGATGTTCACGGCGTTCGGGATCGTCCCGCTGATCGGTGTGCTCCTGCTCAGCTTCACGTCGTGGGACAACCTGGGCCCGATCAAGCCGGCCGGCTTCGACAGCTGGCGCCAGGTGCTCACCGACCCGAGCCTGCCGCACGCCATCGGCGTCACGTTCCTCATCATGGCGCTGTCCTGGCTGGCACAGACCCCGCTGAGCATCCTCATCGGCACGTTCCTGGCCGGTCACCAGCGTTACCGCGAGCTGCTGGCAGTGCTCTACTTCATCCCGCTGCTGCTCAGCTCGGCCGCCATCGCGATCACGTTCAAGGCGCTGCTGGACCCGAACTTCGGGCTGGGCTCCGGCGTCGGCCTGTCCTGGCTCAAGCAGGACTGGCTCGGCAGGAGCGGCCTGGCCGTCGGCGTGGTCGTGTTCATCGTGTCGTGGCAGTTCATCCCGTTCCACTCGCTGATCTACCAGGGCGCGGTGCGTCAGATCCCGGCCTCGCTGTACGAGGCCGCGCAGATCGACGGCGCCGGCCGCTTCCGCCAGTTCCGCAACATCACGCTGCCGCAGCTCAAGTACACGGTCGTCACGTCGTCGACGCTGATGGTGGTCGGATCGCTGACCCTGTTCGATCTGATCTTCGTACTGACCGCCGGTGGTCCGGCCGACGCCACCCGGGTGCTGGCGGTGGACATGTACCGGCGCGGCTTCCTGTCGAACCTGATGGGACCTGCCAGCGTCATCGCGGTGATCCTCGTGCTGGTCGGGCTTGCCATCGCGCTGCTGCTCCGCCGGCTCGGCGGGGGCAGCGCCGACGACAGCCAACTCGAAGGAGTGTGA